The following proteins come from a genomic window of Montipora capricornis isolate CH-2021 chromosome 9, ASM3666992v2, whole genome shotgun sequence:
- the LOC138016486 gene encoding uncharacterized protein → MAMDLTQCLRALEISVLERKEEDVVSSVAAINEKVIDSGELEEWKEIVMCLCRGNYLTALQGKTSQHLLKVTAVTAGEISTIPIDNPIIDVPLVLFLAKIILLENEKALDMCQTACLWALRYLGVQRQLFYESNEITEYLEYSFQWKEFTRH, encoded by the exons ATGGCGATGGATTTAACTCAGTGTCTTCGTGCTTTAGAAATTTCTGTCCTTGAAAGAAAAGAGGAAGATGTTGTTTCTTCAGTAGCAGCTATTAATGAAAAGGTTATTGATTCAG GTGAGTTAGAAGAGTGGAAGGAAATTGTGATGTGTCTGTGTCGAGGGAACTACTTAACAGCCTTGCAGGGCAAAACATCACAGCATCTTTTAAAGGTTACAGCTGTCACAGCAGGTGAGATCTCTACCATT CCCATTGACAATCCTATCATTGATGTTCCACTGGTTCTATTTCTTGCCAAAATAATCttgcttgaaaatgaaaaagcaCTGGATATGTGCCAG ACAGCTTGCCTGTGGGCCTTAAGATATCTGGGAGTGCAGAGACAACTCTTCTATGAAAGTAATGAGATCACAGAATATTTAGAATATTCATTTCAATGGAAAGAG TTCACAAGGCATTAA
- the LOC138016483 gene encoding uncharacterized protein has translation MLAVRICIQEIRIRSQKNCGSGCLVVTLLTPWRSDSTKYPNPAIFMDILFCSLVTTQVEFRTVILGSKKKYTLFLSIEAQGACRLYGRSLGKHKRWYIPFVGDGDSKSYAEVRKLAPYGEAVFILKEDCIGHVTKRMGTALRKLHTTYEGKKLEDGKGLSGQGRLAMTRIDTIQNFYGKAIRDNKGSAKAMSKAVHAILKHYASTPEKPQHEDCPMGKDSWCSYNRDQATGQTTHVPITDPLPEAVVKVIQPTFDRLGSEEFLVGCKRCLDQNNSESLHHVVWGMSPKEPFSAVLFIQLTFHS, from the exons ATGTTGGCGGTTAGGATATGTATCCAAGAAATTAGGATACGTAGTCAAAAAAATTGTGGCAGCGGTTGTTTAGTGGTTACGTTACTCACTCCCTGGCGATCCGACAGCACGAAATATCCAAATCCTGCTATTTTTATGGACATTCTTTTCTGTTCTCTAGTGACAACTCAGGTTGAATTTAGGACAGTTATATTGGGGTCAAAGAAGAAATACACACTTTTTTTG TCAATTGAAGCTCAGGGTGCTTGTCGCTTGTATGGCCGGTCACTTGGGAAGCACAAGCGTTGGTATATACCATTCGTGGGGGATGGAGACAGCAAAAGTTATGCTGAAGTAAGAAAGTTGGCCCCATATGGTGAGGCGGTATTCATTCTGAAGGAGGACTGTATAGGCCATGTGACAAAGAGGATGGGAACTGCTCTTAGAAAACTGCACACAACATATGAAG GTAAAAAACTTGAAGATGGCAAAGGTCTTTCTGGCCAGGGAAGACTAGCGATGACGCGAATTGACACAATTCAAAATTTTTACGGGAAGGCAATCCGAGACAACAAGGGAAGTGCCAAAGCAATGTCAAAGGCGGTACATGCCATCCTGAAACATTATGCCAGTACACCTGAAAAGCCACAGCATGAAGACTGTCCCATGGGGAAGGATTCATGGTGTAGCTATAACAGAGACCAAGCAACAGGTCAGACAACCCATGTACCAATCACGGACCCCTTGCCAGAAGCTGTTGTCAAGGTCATCCAACCAACGTTCGACAGACTTGGATCTGAAGAATTCCTTGTAGGGTGCAAGAGGTGCCTTGACCAGAACAATAGTGAAAGCCTTCACCATGTAGTTTGGGGTATGTCACCTAAAGAACCGttcagcgctgtcttgttcatccaattgacgttccattcttga